From a single Lolium rigidum isolate FL_2022 chromosome 7, APGP_CSIRO_Lrig_0.1, whole genome shotgun sequence genomic region:
- the LOC124672987 gene encoding CBL-interacting protein kinase 29-like yields the protein DASGRMTEDLARHYFRQLVSAVRYCHSRGVFHRDIKPENLLLDAAGDLKVADFGLGALSADAGTSPLRHTMCGTPAYVSPEILSKQGYDPAKVDIWSCGVVLFVLAAGYLPFNDGSLINMYRKIYAGRFRCPNWFSPELRHLLRCILDPNPATRIGTDGIMDHPWFRHGATDDDASLMRGHDEEAWFKTEFKEDVGREMSAFDILAFSPGSDLSGLFGAGPGTERVFVGESAPAVLARVEDAGKKGGHIVRREGKNRAAGPVYIEAESGIVAKVTVFKIADAVSVVEVVKGHGPEASAFWKDWLQPAVKPPAAAAV from the coding sequence GCACTACTTCCGCCAGCTCGTCTCCGCCGTGCGCTACTGCCACTCCCGCGGCGTCTTCCACCGCGACATCAAGCCCGAGAACCTCCTCCTCGACGCCGCCGGCGACCTCAAAGTCGCCGACTTCGGCCTCGGCGCCCTCTCCGCCGACGCCGGTACCAGCCCCCTCCGCCACACCATGTGCGGCACGCCCGCCTACGTGTCCCCGGAGATCCTCTCCAAGCAGGGGTACGACCCGGCCAAGGTGGACATCTGGTCCTGCGGGGTCGTGCTCTTCGTCCTCGCCGCGGGGTACCTCCCCTTCAACGACGGCAGCCTCATCAACATGTACCGCAAGATCTACGCCGGCAGGTTCCGCTGCCCCAACTGGTTCTCGCCCGAGCTGCGCCACCTGCTGCGCTGCATCCTCGACCCCAACCCCGCCACGCGCATTGGCACCGACGGCATCATGGACCACCCCTGGTTCCGCCACGGCGCCACCGACGACGACGCATCACTCATGCGCGGGCACGACGAGGAGGCGTGGTTCAAGACGGAGTTCAAGGAGGACGTGGGGCGCGAGATGTCCGCCTTCGACATCCTCGCCTTCTCCCCCGGCTCCGACCTGTCCGGGCTTTTCGGGGCCGGCCCGGGCACGGAGCGGGTGTTCGTCGGCGAGTCCGCCCCGGCCGTGCTCGCCAGAGTCGAGGACGCCGGGAAGAAGGGCGGGCACATCGTCCGGAGGGAAGGAAAGAACCGCGCCGCCGGGCCGGTGTACATCGAGGCCGAGAGCGGCATTGTCGCCAAGGTGACCGTGTTCAAGATCGCGGACGCCGTGTCCGTTGTCGAGGTGGTCAAGGGCCACGGCCCGGAGGCCTCGGCGTTCTGGAAGGACTGGCTCCAGCCGGCCGTGAAGCCcccggcagcagcagcagtgtGA